From Rattus rattus isolate New Zealand chromosome 17, Rrattus_CSIRO_v1, whole genome shotgun sequence, the proteins below share one genomic window:
- the Dhx38 gene encoding pre-mRNA-splicing factor ATP-dependent RNA helicase PRP16: protein MEDTGEDASIHRLEGTNLDSQVGGLICKTKSAASEQHVFKAPAPRPSLLGLDLLASLKRREREEKDDGEDKKKSRISSYKDWEESKDDQKDAEEDGDEQAGRSSRRDRHYRSARVETPSHPGGVSEEFWERSRQRERDRREHGVYASSKEDKDRKKEKSRDRDHDRKRDRDERDRSRHSSRSERDGGSERSSRRNEPESPRHRPKDAATPSRSTWEEEDSGYGSSRRSQWETPSPTPSYRDSERSHRPSTRDRDRSVRSKSSDDTPLPTPSYKYNEWADDRRHLGSTPRLSRGRGRREDGEEGIAFDTEEERQQWEDDQRQADRDWYMMDEGYDEFHNPLAYSSEDYVRRREQHLHKQKQKRISAQRRQINEDNERWETNRMLTSGVVHRLEVDEDFEEDNAAKVHLMVHNLVPPFLDGRIVFTKQPEPVIPVKDATSDLAIIARKGSQTVRKHREQKERRKAQHKHWELAGTKLGDIMGVKKEEEPDKAMTEDGKVDYRTEQKFADHMKEKSEASSEFAKKKSILEQRQYLPIFAVQQELLTIIRDNSIVIVVGETGSGKTTQLTQYLHQDGYTDYGMIGCTQPRRVAAMSVAKRVSEEMGGNLGEEVGYAIRFEDCTSENTLIKYMTDGILLRESLREADLDHYSAIIMDEAHERSLNTDVLFGLLREVVARRSDLKLIVTSATMDADKFAAFFGNVPIFHIPGRTFPVDILFSKTPQEDYVEAAVKQSLQVHLSGAPGDILIFMPGQEDIEVTSDQIVEHLEELENAPALAVLPIYSQLPSDLQAKIFQKAPDGVRKCIVATNIAETSLTVDGIMFVIDSGYCKLKVFNPRIGMDALQIYPISQANANQRSGRAGRTGPGQCFRLYTQSAYKNELLTTTVPEIQRTNLANVVLLLKSLGVQDLLQFHFMDPPPEDNMLNSMYQLWILGALDNTGGLTSTGRLMVEFPLDPALSKMLIVSCDMGCSSEILLIVSMLSVPAIFYRPKGREEESDQIREKFAVPESDHLTYLNVYLQWKNNSYSTIWCNDHFIHAKAMRKVREVRAQLKDIMVQQRMSLASCGTDWDIVRKCICAAYFHQAAKLKGIGEYVNIRTGMPCHLHPTSSLFGMGYTPDYIVYHELVMTTKEYMQCVTAVDGEWLAELGPMFYSVKQAGKSRQENRRRAKEEASAMEEEMALAEEQLRARRQEQEKRSPLGSVRSTKIYTPGRKEQGEPMTPRRTPARFGL, encoded by the exons ATGGAGGACACTGGTGAGGACGCCTCCATCCATCGCTTGGAAGGCACCAACTTGGACTCTCAGGTTGGTGGCCTTATTTGCAAGACCAAAAGtgcagccagtgagcagcatgtCTTCAAAGCCCCTGCTCCCCGCCCTTCATTGCTGGGACTGGACTTACTGGCGTCCCTGAAACGGAGGGAGCGAGAGGAGAAGGATGATGGGGAGGACAAGAAAAAGTCCAGAATCTCTTCCTACAAAGACTGGGAGGAGAGTAAGGATGACCAGAAGGATGCCGAGGAGGATGGCGATGAGCAGGCTGGCCGAAGTAGCCGGAGAGACAG GCACTACCGATCTGCTCGGGTAGAGACTCCATCCCACCCCGGGGGTGTAAGTGAAGAGTTTTGGGAACGCAGTAGGCAGAGAGAGCGGGATCGGAGGGAGCATGGAGTCTATGCCTCATCCAAAGAAGACAAGGATCGGAAGAAGGAGAAATCCCGGGATCGAGACCATGACCgcaagagagacagag ATGAGCGGGACAGAAGTAGGCACAGCAGCAGATCAGAACGAGACGGAGGCTCAGAGCGCAGCAGCAGAAGAAATGAACCAGAGAGTCCTCGACACCGCCCAAAAG ATGCAGCCACCCCTTCAAGGTccacctgggaggaggaggacagtggCTATGGCTCTTCAAGGCGCTCTCAGTGGGAAACACCCTCCCCAACACCTTCCTATCGGGACTCTGAGCGGAGTCATCGGCCGTCCACACGAGATCGAgacag GTCTGTGAGGAGCAAGTCCTCAGATGACACACCGCTGCCGACCCCCTCCTATAAGTATAACGAGTGGGCTGATGACAGAAGACACTTGGGGTCCACCCCACGTCTGTCCAGGGGCCGAG GAAGACGTGAGGATGGCGAAGAAGGGATTGCATTTGACACGGAGGAGGAGCGGCAGCAGTGGGAGGACGACCAGAGG CAAGCAGACCGGGATTGGTACATGATGGACGAGGGCTATGATGAGTTCCACAACCCTCTGGCTTATTCCTCTGAGGACTACGTGAGGCGGCGGGAGCAGCACCTGcacaaacagaagcagaagcgCATTTCAGCACAGCGCAGGCAGATCAATGAG GATAATGAGCGTTGGGAGACTAACCGGATGCTCACCAGCGGGGTGGTCCATCGGCTGGAGGTGGATGAGGACTTTGAAGAGGACAACGCGGCCAAGGTGCATCTGATGGTGCACAACCTCGTGCCTCCCTTTCTGGATGGACGCATTGTTTTCACCAAGCAG CCGgagcctgtgatcccagtgaaGGATGCCACCTCAGACCTGGCCATTATTGCTCGGAAAGGCAGCCAGACGGTCCGCAAGCACAGGGAACAGAAAGAACGGAGAAAG GCTCAGCACAAACACTGGGAACTGGCAGGGACCAAACTAGGAGACATAATGGGTGTCAAAAAAGAAGAGGAACCAGATAAAGCCATGACCGAGGACGGGAAAGTGGACTACAG GACAGAGCAGAAGTTTGCAGATCACATGAAGGAGAAAAGCGAGGCCAGCAGTGAGTTTGCGAAGAAGAAGTCGATCCTGGAGCAGAGGCAGTACCTGCCCATCTTTGCTGTACAGCAGGAACTCCTCACCATCATCAG AGACAACAGCATTGTGATCGTGGTCGGGGAGACGGGGAGTGGCAAGACCACTCAGCTGACCCAGTACTTGCATCAAGATGGGTACACGGACTATGGGATGATCGGGTGCACACAGCCCCGGCGTGTGGCTGCCATGTCAGTGGCCAAGAGAGTCAGTGAAGAGATGGGGGGAAACCTTGGAGAAGAG GTGGGTTATGCCATTCGCTTTGAAGACTGCACTTCTGAAAACACCTTGATCAAATACATGACCGATGGGATCCTGCTCCGCGAGTCCCTGCGGGAGGCTGACCTAGACCACTACAGCGCCATCATCATGGATGAGGCCCATGAGCGCTCCCTCAACACTGACGTGCTCTTTGGGCTGCTCCGGGAG GTTGTGGCTCGACGCTCAGACCTGAAGCTCATTGTCACCTCAGCTACTATGGATGCAGACAAATTTGCTGCCTTCTTTGGGAATGTACCCATCTTCCACATCCCTGGGCGAACCTTTCCTGTTGACATCCTCTTCAGCAAG ACCCCACAGGAGGATTATGTGGAGGCCGCGGTGAAGCAGTCCTTGCAGGTGCACCTGTCCGGGGCCCCTGGAGATATCCTTATCTTCATGCCTGGCCAAGAGGACATCGAG GTGACGTCTGACCAGATCGTGGAGCACCTAGAGGAGCTGGAGAACGCGCCTGCCTTGGCTGTGCTGCCCATCTACTCCCAGCTGCCATCTGACCTTCAGGCTAAAATCTTCCAGAAG GCTCCCGATGGCGTCCGGAAGTGCATCGTTGCTACCAACATTGCTGAGACGTCTCTGACTGTTGACGGCATCATGTTTGTCATCGACTCTGGCTACTGCAAGTTAAAG GTCTTCAACCCCAGGATCGGCATGGATGCTCTGCAGATCTACCCCATCAGCCAGGCCAACGCCAACCAGAGGTCAGGGAGAGCTGGCAGGACGGGCCCAGGTCAGTGTTTCAG GCTCTACACACAGAGCGCGTACAAGAATGAGCTCCTGACTACCACTGTGCCTGAGATCCAGAGGACCAACCTTGCCAACGTGGTGCTGCTGCTCAAGTCTCTGGGGGTGCAGGACCTGCTGCAGTTCCATTTCATGGATCCACCcccagaggacaacatgctcaaCTCCATGTATCAGCTGTGGATCCTCGGAGCCCTGGATAACACAG gtGGTCTCACTTCCACGGGGCGGCTGATGGTGGAGTTCCCACTGGACCCGGCTCTCTCCAAGATGCTCATCGTGTCTTGTGACATGGGCTGCAGCTCCGAGATCCTGCTCATCGTCTCCATGCTCTCTGTCCCTGCCATCTTCTACAGGCCCAAG ggcagagaggaggagagcgATCAGATCCGGGAGAAGTTTGCTGTCCCTGAGAGTGATCACCTGACCTACCTGAATGTCTACCTGCAGTGGAAGAACAACAGTTACTCCACCATTTGGTGCAACGACCACTTCATCCACGCCAAGGCCATGCGGAAG GTCCGGGAGGTGCGGGCCCAGCTCAAGGATATCATGGTGCAGCAGCGGATGAGCCTGGCTTCATGTGGCACTGACTGGGACATTGTCAGGAAGTGCATCTGTGCTGCCTATTTCCACCAGGCAGCCAAGCTCAAG GGCATTGGGGAGTATGTGAACATCCGTACAGGGATGCCCTGCCACTTACACCCCACCAGCTCCCTCTTCGGAATGGGTTACACCCCTGACTACATCGTATATCATGAGCTGGTCATGACCACCAAG GAGTACATGCAGTGTGTGACCGCCGTGGATGGAGAGTGGCTGGCGGAGCTGGGCCCCATGTTCTACAGTGTGAAACAGGCAGGCAAGTCTCGGCAG GAGAATCGTCGCCGGGCTAAAGAGGAGGCCTCTGCCATGGAAGAGGAGATGGCCCTAGCTGAGGAGCAGCTGCGCGCCCGGcggcaggagcaggagaagcGCAGCCCGCTGGGCAGTGTCAG GTCCACAAAGATCTACACTCCAGGACGGAAAGAACAGGGGGAACCCATGACACCTCGCCGCACACCAGCCCGCTTTGGACTGTGA